A single region of the Gemella sp. zg-570 genome encodes:
- a CDS encoding ClbS/DfsB family four-helix bundle protein, translated as MRVYKDKEELIAEINQKFEKYISEFDNIPESLKDKRVDEVDRTPAENLAYQVGWTSLILKWEEDERKGLKVKTPSDKFKWNQLGELYQWFNETYAHLSLQELKDKLNENVNSIYAMINSLSDEELFKPHMRKWADEATKTATWEVYKFIHVNTVAPFGTFRTKIRKWKKVVL; from the coding sequence TTGCGAGTATATAAAGATAAAGAAGAACTTATAGCAGAAATAAATCAAAAATTTGAAAAGTATATTTCAGAATTTGATAATATTCCAGAAAGTTTAAAGGATAAGAGAGTTGATGAAGTAGATAGAACGCCAGCAGAAAATCTTGCTTATCAAGTTGGCTGGACAAGTCTAATTTTAAAATGGGAAGAAGATGAAAGAAAGGGACTTAAAGTAAAAACACCTTCTGATAAATTCAAATGGAATCAACTTGGTGAATTGTATCAATGGTTTAACGAAACTTATGCTCATTTATCTTTGCAGGAGTTAAAAGATAAATTAAATGAAAATGTTAATTCTATTTATGCAATGATTAATTCTTTAAGTGATGAAGAATTATTTAAACCCCATATGAGAAAGTGGGCTGATGAAGCTACAAAAACAGCTACGTGGGAGGTGTATAAGTTTATTCATGTAAATACTGTTGCACCTTTTGGGACTTTTAGAACAAAAATTAGAAAATGGAAGAAGGTAGTTTTATAA
- a CDS encoding NUDIX domain-containing protein has product MSKWDEQILVVERNIIFDNEKNNFYGFIPKSDEKVSNIRKTFSNYQVKRRGDMEEDPSYKQLISYTLVKDKKTGNVLVYTRLIGGGEARLHGKSSVGIGGHMNNVAEKNIDEILKINASREVEEEIGIDFQEVLDNIEFIGLINDDKEEVGKVHIGLVYIVEVDKEKINVTEDDTLLVEWLNSDKAKNIGNYESWSEFLKPIM; this is encoded by the coding sequence ATGAGTAAGTGGGATGAACAAATATTAGTTGTAGAAAGAAATATTATTTTTGATAATGAAAAAAATAACTTTTATGGATTTATACCAAAATCTGATGAGAAAGTTAGCAATATAAGAAAAACATTTTCTAATTATCAAGTAAAAAGACGTGGAGATATGGAAGAAGACCCTTCATATAAACAATTAATTAGTTATACTTTGGTTAAAGATAAAAAAACAGGTAATGTTCTCGTCTATACTAGGCTTATTGGTGGAGGAGAAGCAAGACTACACGGTAAATCATCAGTTGGAATTGGTGGGCATATGAATAATGTTGCTGAAAAAAATATTGATGAAATTTTAAAAATAAATGCATCAAGAGAAGTTGAAGAAGAAATTGGAATAGATTTTCAAGAAGTGTTAGATAATATAGAATTTATCGGTTTAATAAATGACGATAAAGAAGAAGTAGGTAAGGTGCATATAGGCTTAGTATATATCGTCGAAGTAGATAAAGAAAAAATAAATGTTACAGAAGATGATACTCTGCTAGTTGAATGGTTAAATTCAGACAAGGCGAAAAATATAGGAAATTATGAGTCATGGTCTGAATTTTTAAAACCTATAATGTAG
- a CDS encoding ScpA family protein, translated as MYNVELEVFQGPMDLLLHLIEKMEIDIHNIPIEKLTDSYLEYIKQLDEISLENAEDYIVMASTLILIKSKSLLPKDEEADYIEEELVTKLVDYKNYKEIQSILSEMQEIRNNFGEKENEEILLDSKLMNMPAKKLYVAFKNILENSNKLRKLEENIRYRKEISIEKIREEIIFKIKSYDSKFEFEKFILNFQTRDELVAAFICILDMLREQLIICNELGEKLYIAAKDI; from the coding sequence ATGTACAATGTAGAATTAGAAGTTTTCCAAGGACCAATGGATTTACTGCTTCACCTTATTGAAAAGATGGAGATAGATATTCATAATATACCCATAGAAAAATTGACAGATAGTTATTTAGAATATATTAAGCAATTAGACGAAATTTCATTAGAAAATGCTGAAGATTATATTGTTATGGCGTCAACACTAATACTTATTAAAAGTAAAAGTTTACTACCCAAAGATGAAGAAGCCGACTATATTGAAGAAGAATTAGTAACGAAACTTGTAGATTATAAGAATTACAAGGAAATTCAAAGTATTTTATCTGAAATGCAGGAAATAAGAAATAATTTTGGAGAAAAAGAAAATGAAGAAATCTTGTTAGATTCCAAATTAATGAATATGCCTGCTAAAAAGCTATATGTAGCCTTTAAAAACATCTTAGAAAATTCCAATAAATTAAGAAAATTAGAAGAAAATATACGTTATAGGAAAGAAATATCCATAGAAAAAATTAGAGAAGAAATAATTTTCAAAATAAAATCTTACGATAGTAAATTTGAATTTGAAAAATTTATTTTGAATTTTCAAACTAGAGATGAATTAGTCGCAGCTTTTATTTGTATTTTAGATATGTTAAGAGAACAGTTAATTATTTGTAATGAGTTAGGAGAAAAACTATATATCGCGGCTAAAGATATTTAG
- a CDS encoding patatin family protein, producing MKVGLLLEGGAMRGMYTAGVLDSFLDNNIKVDGIIGVSAGSLFGVNYVSKQRGRALNYNTKYIKHPMYMGLKSFIKTGNIVNKEFAYYTIPQKLDVFNQEKFADSNIDFFATVTNIETCEAEYIKIKDVFKQMEVFRASSALPFFSQVVEINGKKYLDGGIADSIPINKMLEMGYDKIIVVLTRPHEYRKSTKKNPILFKIAEKKYGKLAETIFNRAKVYNNSLDKIEELEKNKEIFVIRPSYDLKVKRLEKDVEKITKIYNLGFSDTENIIDDLKKYLNV from the coding sequence ATGAAAGTAGGATTATTATTAGAAGGCGGAGCAATGAGAGGCATGTATACTGCTGGTGTTTTAGATTCTTTTTTAGATAATAATATAAAAGTTGATGGCATTATAGGTGTGTCTGCAGGTTCACTTTTTGGTGTCAATTACGTTTCTAAGCAGAGGGGAAGAGCCTTAAATTACAATACAAAATACATAAAACATCCTATGTATATGGGTTTAAAATCTTTTATTAAAACTGGAAATATAGTGAATAAAGAATTTGCATATTATACTATACCTCAAAAATTAGATGTTTTTAATCAAGAAAAATTTGCAGATTCTAATATTGATTTTTTTGCTACTGTTACAAATATCGAAACTTGCGAAGCTGAATATATAAAAATAAAAGATGTTTTTAAGCAAATGGAAGTCTTTAGAGCAAGTTCTGCCCTTCCTTTTTTCTCACAAGTAGTTGAGATAAATGGTAAAAAATATTTAGATGGCGGAATAGCTGATAGTATCCCTATAAATAAAATGTTAGAAATGGGTTATGATAAAATTATTGTAGTTTTAACAAGACCACATGAATATAGAAAATCTACTAAAAAAAATCCAATACTTTTTAAAATTGCAGAAAAGAAATATGGAAAATTAGCTGAAACTATTTTTAACAGAGCTAAAGTATATAATAATTCACTAGATAAGATAGAAGAATTAGAAAAAAACAAGGAAATATTTGTAATAAGACCCTCTTATGACTTAAAAGTAAAAAGGTTGGAAAAAGATGTAGAAAAAATTACTAAAATTTATAATTTAGGTTTTTCTGATACTGAAAATATTATTGATGATTTAAAAAAATACTTAAATGTGTAG
- a CDS encoding DEAD/DEAH box helicase yields the protein MTKFEDLGISNETISSLLDMGFLEPTGIQTETIPYVLSGIDVLAQAQTGSGKTGAFGIPIIETIKNNKDIQALILTPTRELAQQVGEQLRLMSKNKKLKISIIFGGTSIERQIKDIKNSPQILVGTPGRIIDHINRKTLKLLNLTHLVLDEADEMLNMGFIDDVKYILSKISTNHQTLLFSATMPDAIKELSKQFMNNYKLIKTMSLEELNPDIEEFATIVKDNEKLSTLVGFLDVHNPNLAIVFGRTKKRVDELSSALIAKGYLAEGLHGDITQSKRLEILKKFKNNSLQILVATDVAARGIDIMDVTHVYNFDVPQDTESYTHRIGRTGRAGKSGVSVTFINPVEMPYLRDIEDMKGERLKMLRPFTKDEIKKSRHNRLFDEILVDLEKDTSSLASLANKLVAERNSEKIITTLLNKLLNDKKDIDIELSYEKPLIKKSQKNKKFNSSYKKSKKNDNKKYTKKYSDKKFFDKRGKRMQNK from the coding sequence ATGACAAAATTTGAAGATTTAGGAATTAGTAATGAAACTATAAGTTCTTTACTAGATATGGGTTTTTTAGAGCCAACAGGAATACAGACAGAAACAATTCCCTATGTCTTATCTGGAATAGATGTTTTGGCACAAGCACAAACAGGTTCTGGGAAAACAGGAGCTTTTGGAATACCTATAATAGAAACTATTAAAAATAATAAGGATATTCAAGCATTAATTCTAACACCTACAAGAGAACTTGCTCAACAAGTTGGTGAACAATTAAGATTAATGTCAAAAAATAAAAAATTGAAAATTTCTATAATATTTGGAGGAACAAGTATCGAAAGACAGATTAAAGATATTAAAAATTCTCCGCAAATTCTTGTAGGTACACCGGGAAGAATTATAGACCACATAAACAGAAAGACTTTAAAATTACTCAACCTAACTCACTTAGTTTTAGATGAAGCTGATGAAATGTTGAACATGGGATTTATTGATGATGTTAAGTACATATTATCAAAAATTTCTACTAACCATCAAACACTATTATTTTCTGCAACCATGCCTGATGCTATAAAAGAATTATCAAAACAATTTATGAATAATTATAAATTGATAAAAACAATGAGCCTAGAAGAATTAAATCCAGATATAGAAGAATTTGCAACCATAGTAAAAGATAATGAAAAATTATCAACATTAGTAGGTTTTTTAGATGTTCATAATCCTAATCTTGCAATAGTGTTCGGTAGAACTAAAAAAAGAGTAGATGAACTATCAAGTGCCCTTATTGCTAAGGGATATTTAGCAGAAGGATTGCATGGTGATATAACTCAATCAAAGAGATTAGAAATTTTAAAAAAATTTAAAAATAATTCTCTGCAAATACTTGTTGCTACTGATGTCGCTGCAAGAGGAATTGATATAATGGATGTTACCCATGTCTATAATTTTGATGTTCCCCAAGATACAGAAAGTTATACACACAGAATAGGGCGTACTGGACGAGCAGGAAAATCTGGTGTTTCAGTAACATTTATAAATCCTGTTGAAATGCCATATCTTCGTGATATAGAAGATATGAAAGGCGAAAGATTAAAAATGTTACGTCCATTTACAAAAGATGAAATTAAAAAATCACGTCACAATAGATTATTTGATGAAATTCTTGTTGATTTAGAAAAAGATACATCAAGTTTAGCAAGTTTAGCTAATAAATTAGTTGCTGAAAGAAATTCAGAAAAAATTATAACAACTTTACTAAATAAATTATTAAACGATAAAAAAGATATAGATATTGAATTATCTTATGAAAAACCTTTAATTAAAAAATCACAAAAAAATAAAAAATTTAATTCTTCATACAAAAAATCTAAAAAGAATGATAATAAAAAATACACTAAAAAATATAGTGATAAAAAATTTTTTGATAAAAGAGGAAAGAGAATGCAAAATAAATAA
- the scpB gene encoding SMC-Scp complex subunit ScpB: MLLDNTKEILEGLFFIKGDEGISIEYYSIFSDITLNEAENILNIFLNEYNKNSKVFVIKKFGGVYKMLVKDNIYKFIKEKLSSKNLVKLSKAALETLAIIAYNQPISKAQIDEIRGVNSDSMLYNLLEKELIFSNKTLDKIGKPKLYETTDLFLDIFGLEKIEELPKI; encoded by the coding sequence ATGTTATTAGATAATACAAAAGAAATATTAGAAGGCTTATTTTTTATAAAAGGCGATGAAGGGATATCCATAGAATATTATTCAATTTTCTCTGATATTACTTTAAATGAAGCAGAAAATATTTTAAATATATTTCTTAATGAATACAATAAAAATTCCAAAGTTTTTGTCATAAAAAAATTTGGTGGTGTTTATAAAATGTTGGTTAAGGATAATATTTATAAATTCATAAAAGAAAAATTGTCTTCTAAAAATTTAGTTAAATTGTCAAAAGCCGCTTTGGAAACACTGGCAATAATTGCTTATAATCAACCTATTTCTAAAGCTCAAATAGATGAAATAAGAGGAGTTAATAGTGATAGCATGCTCTATAATTTATTGGAAAAAGAACTTATTTTTTCAAACAAGACTTTAGATAAAATTGGAAAACCAAAATTATATGAAACGACTGACTTATTTTTAGATATATTTGGTTTAGAAAAAATAGAAGAATTACCTAAAATATAA
- a CDS encoding response regulator transcription factor produces the protein MSEKILVIDDEERIRKLLTMYLEREGYIVDEACDGQVGLEKLKNVDYSCILLDIHLPKLNGIKILREVRTTKATPIIIISAKGDEQSRVDGFEMGADDYVIKPFSPREVVLRVKAILQRTKKSVFYMPEFSVKDVLVFNELIIDVNSHKVFVSGYEINLTPKEFELLIFLSKYPDKVHSRTELLKAVWNYDSYGDLRTVDTHIKRIRKKINVYSPAVSKMIVTVWGTGYMFDSSKN, from the coding sequence ATGTCAGAAAAAATACTTGTAATAGATGATGAAGAAAGAATAAGAAAACTTTTAACAATGTACCTGGAAAGAGAGGGGTACATAGTCGACGAAGCCTGTGATGGACAAGTGGGTTTGGAAAAATTAAAAAATGTTGATTACTCTTGTATTCTGTTAGATATTCATTTACCAAAATTAAATGGAATAAAAATATTAAGAGAAGTAAGAACTACTAAGGCTACACCAATTATAATAATTTCTGCCAAGGGAGACGAACAAAGTAGGGTTGACGGTTTTGAAATGGGGGCAGATGACTATGTTATTAAACCCTTTAGTCCAAGAGAAGTAGTTTTGAGAGTTAAGGCAATTTTACAAAGAACGAAAAAAAGTGTTTTTTATATGCCAGAATTTAGTGTTAAAGATGTATTGGTATTTAATGAATTAATAATTGATGTTAATTCTCATAAAGTTTTTGTTTCAGGTTATGAAATAAATTTAACTCCAAAAGAATTTGAACTATTAATATTTTTATCTAAATATCCCGATAAAGTACATAGCAGAACTGAATTATTAAAAGCAGTATGGAATTATGATTCTTATGGCGATTTAAGAACTGTCGATACTCATATAAAACGTATAAGAAAAAAAATTAATGTATACTCTCCTGCAGTTTCAAAAATGATTGTTACGGTTTGGGGAACTGGATATATGTTTGATTCTAGTAAAAATTAA
- the lepB gene encoding signal peptidase I, with protein sequence MKFLKEILEWILVVIVSLSLYFAITTYAAAPYTVKGHSMDYTFADSDKVLINKVSKNYERGDVIVFHANETDDYIKRIIGIPGDTVEVIDDVLYINGEKFEEPYLEKKKSELKSNSKNVNLTLDFNIEYLISTKSKTVPEGSYFVMGDNRPNSTDSRSFGFVKKDTIVGKVMLRYYPFTSVKTF encoded by the coding sequence GTGAAATTTTTAAAAGAAATATTAGAGTGGATTTTAGTTGTAATTGTATCTTTATCCCTATATTTTGCAATTACAACTTACGCAGCAGCACCTTATACAGTAAAAGGGCATTCTATGGATTACACATTCGCAGATAGTGATAAAGTGCTTATAAATAAAGTTAGTAAAAATTATGAAAGAGGAGATGTAATAGTCTTTCACGCTAATGAAACAGATGATTATATAAAAAGAATAATTGGTATTCCTGGAGATACCGTAGAAGTTATAGATGATGTTTTGTACATTAATGGTGAAAAATTTGAAGAACCATATTTGGAGAAAAAAAAATCAGAGTTAAAATCTAATTCTAAGAATGTGAATCTTACGCTAGATTTTAATATTGAATACTTAATAAGCACGAAATCAAAAACTGTTCCAGAAGGTTCATATTTTGTTATGGGAGATAATAGACCAAACAGCACGGATAGTAGGTCATTTGGTTTTGTTAAAAAAGACACTATCGTAGGAAAAGTTATGCTAAGATATTATCCATTTACATCTGTTAAAACATTCTAA
- a CDS encoding pseudouridine synthase → MEERLQKLIAASGYTSRRKAEELIKDGKVTVNGQVVRELGTKASSSDIIIVEGIRLLKENKRYYLFYKPEKVITSMFDEKDRKCVKDFFTNVSERVFPVGRLDYDTSGLLLMTNDGEFTNLITHPKHKISKTYIAKIKGSIDEKHIKILKSGVRIDNYKTSPAKVSIVKNKNKSSNTLIQVTIFEGKNRQVRKMFEALGYEVIKLKRVAIEGLNLEGLKIGEYRPLTIHEVKSLINKAKNG, encoded by the coding sequence ATGGAAGAAAGATTACAGAAATTAATAGCGGCTTCTGGTTATACATCTAGAAGAAAGGCTGAAGAATTAATAAAAGATGGTAAAGTTACAGTTAACGGACAAGTTGTTAGAGAACTTGGGACTAAAGCTAGTTCTAGCGATATAATAATTGTTGAAGGAATTAGGCTGCTGAAAGAAAATAAAAGATATTATTTATTTTACAAACCAGAAAAAGTTATAACTTCAATGTTTGATGAAAAAGATAGAAAATGTGTAAAAGATTTTTTCACAAATGTTTCAGAGAGAGTTTTTCCTGTTGGAAGATTAGATTATGATACTTCAGGTCTTTTACTTATGACTAATGATGGAGAATTTACAAACTTAATTACACATCCTAAACACAAGATTAGTAAAACCTATATTGCTAAAATTAAGGGTTCAATAGACGAAAAACATATAAAAATTTTAAAATCTGGAGTTAGAATAGATAATTATAAAACATCTCCTGCCAAAGTAAGTATTGTAAAAAATAAGAACAAGTCTAGCAATACACTTATTCAAGTAACTATTTTTGAAGGTAAAAATAGACAAGTTAGAAAAATGTTTGAAGCTTTAGGTTATGAAGTAATCAAACTTAAAAGGGTAGCAATAGAGGGCTTAAATTTAGAGGGACTTAAAATAGGAGAATATCGTCCATTAACTATTCATGAAGTAAAATCACTAATAAATAAAGCTAAAAACGGATAA
- a CDS encoding tyrosine-type recombinase/integrase encodes MTVKIIDRFRTYLENKSLSKNTINSYILDITKLNNYSLKKILENFTTNNEDVKKYLLFLKKENYSISTISRIVSSINMFNKFLFEENLVANKIKIDLPIKKNNLLEEEIVIFSREEISEILNFKGDTFIELRDKAIFELVYAIGIKPTDCINLKYEDVNLSIGYLKYKGQKDIIHTVPLNKETINSLHKYIFECNKKFDSMEYLFVSSKGDKLTRQGFWKIFKRRAEDISITKDLNPTTFRNSLAVHLLEDGISIDEVRELLGLSTIQSLKNYLDSMNKSSKINKIIKNHPRNRINS; translated from the coding sequence ATGACTGTAAAAATAATTGATAGATTTAGAACATATTTAGAAAATAAATCCCTGTCTAAAAATACTATAAACTCTTATATATTGGATATTACAAAATTAAATAATTATTCATTAAAAAAAATACTGGAAAATTTTACAACAAATAACGAAGACGTAAAAAAATACTTATTATTTTTAAAAAAAGAAAATTATTCAATTTCAACAATTTCAAGAATAGTTTCCTCTATAAATATGTTTAATAAATTTTTATTCGAAGAAAATCTTGTTGCAAACAAGATAAAGATTGACTTACCAATAAAAAAAAATAATTTACTTGAAGAAGAAATAGTGATATTTTCTAGGGAAGAAATAAGTGAAATTCTGAATTTTAAGGGAGATACTTTTATTGAATTACGAGATAAGGCAATTTTTGAATTGGTTTATGCAATAGGAATAAAACCAACAGATTGTATAAATTTAAAGTATGAAGATGTAAATTTATCAATAGGCTATTTAAAATATAAGGGACAAAAAGATATTATTCATACTGTACCACTTAATAAAGAAACTATAAACTCTTTGCATAAATATATTTTTGAATGTAATAAAAAATTTGATAGTATGGAATATTTATTTGTTTCTTCAAAAGGAGATAAATTAACAAGACAGGGATTTTGGAAAATTTTCAAGAGAAGAGCGGAAGATATTTCAATTACAAAAGACCTTAATCCAACAACTTTTAGAAATTCCTTGGCAGTTCATTTACTAGAAGATGGCATATCAATAGACGAAGTAAGGGAACTTTTGGGATTAAGCACAATTCAAAGTTTAAAAAATTATTTAGATAGTATGAATAAAAGTTCAAAGATAAATAAAATTATAAAAAATCATCCTAGAAATAGAATTAATAGTTAG
- a CDS encoding YoaK family protein — MQIKNLIILNKNLPSNEQILVALLLTFVGGFFDAYTFINSKGIFANAQTGNLIFIGLEIAKGDFLTSFNYVPPVLFFIMGVIFNEYIVTKYSNLSIARYLNLSLIIQTILLVIVYLVPNIIVFDIRPLIISFVCAMQYDSFRTVNKIPFASIFCTGNLRSASEHLFRYFYKKELASRNKLILYFVIILFFFSGVIVGGIFSNIFGHRAILLTILILLFNLFISTIHDKYIFNKN; from the coding sequence ATGCAAATAAAAAATTTAATTATTTTAAATAAAAACTTACCCAGTAATGAACAAATATTGGTAGCATTATTATTAACATTTGTTGGAGGATTTTTTGACGCTTATACTTTTATAAATTCAAAGGGAATATTTGCTAATGCTCAAACAGGAAATTTAATATTTATAGGTTTAGAAATTGCAAAAGGAGATTTTTTAACCTCTTTTAACTATGTACCACCAGTTTTATTTTTTATTATGGGTGTTATTTTTAATGAATATATTGTAACAAAATATTCAAATTTATCTATTGCTAGGTATCTTAATTTATCCTTAATCATTCAGACCATATTATTAGTTATTGTATATTTAGTACCTAATATTATTGTTTTTGATATAAGACCACTTATTATTTCATTTGTTTGTGCCATGCAGTATGATAGTTTTAGAACTGTAAATAAAATACCCTTTGCTAGTATTTTCTGTACTGGGAATTTAAGGTCGGCTAGTGAACATTTGTTTAGATATTTTTATAAGAAAGAATTAGCTAGTAGAAATAAATTAATATTGTATTTTGTAATAATATTGTTTTTCTTTTCTGGAGTAATTGTAGGAGGAATTTTTTCTAATATCTTTGGGCATAGGGCAATACTATTAACAATATTGATATTATTATTTAATCTTTTTATTTCAACCATACACGATAAGTATATTTTTAATAAAAATTAA
- a CDS encoding NUDIX hydrolase N-terminal domain-containing protein yields the protein MFKKLLIDIELKDIIDNNIKNLYLENNINFDYIDRIDSPIKNTLYLTANKDKITSNCQSVFLILNDYEFLDIKNSICIKFLEDVIKIYKSDLLVSWATELQFLAQNTLAYSKNQFDIERAERIREIACEMISYKYKLPIKKVKNFFANEVGYQTPKIENRAVIIKDYKILLVKEKIDGKWALPGGYQDVNKTLRENIIKESYEEAGAVVNPIKVIALLNYNKHHEYSFPLGMMKIFVLCDYLSHNFLENTETESVGFFSLNELPELSQNRTTKEQIEMCFECYKNVDEWEVIFD from the coding sequence ATGTTTAAAAAATTATTAATAGATATTGAATTAAAAGATATAATTGACAACAATATAAAAAATCTTTATTTAGAAAATAATATTAATTTTGATTATATAGATAGGATTGATAGCCCCATAAAAAATACTCTATATTTAACTGCAAATAAAGATAAAATAACAAGTAATTGTCAAAGTGTATTTCTAATATTGAATGATTATGAATTTTTAGACATTAAAAATTCTATATGTATAAAGTTTTTAGAAGATGTTATTAAAATATACAAATCAGATTTGCTAGTTTCTTGGGCGACAGAATTACAGTTTTTAGCACAAAATACTCTAGCATATAGTAAAAATCAGTTTGATATTGAAAGAGCAGAAAGAATTAGAGAAATAGCTTGTGAAATGATAAGTTATAAATATAAACTTCCAATAAAAAAAGTAAAAAATTTTTTTGCAAATGAAGTAGGGTATCAAACTCCTAAAATAGAAAATAGGGCAGTTATAATAAAAGATTATAAGATACTTTTAGTTAAAGAAAAAATAGATGGAAAGTGGGCTTTACCTGGCGGCTACCAAGATGTAAATAAAACATTAAGGGAAAATATAATTAAGGAATCTTATGAAGAAGCTGGTGCAGTAGTAAATCCTATAAAAGTTATAGCTCTATTAAATTATAATAAGCATCATGAATATTCATTTCCTTTGGGAATGATGAAAATTTTTGTTTTATGTGATTATTTAAGTCATAATTTTTTAGAAAATACAGAAACAGAATCTGTTGGATTTTTTTCGTTAAATGAATTACCTGAACTTTCACAAAATAGAACAACAAAAGAGCAGATAGAAATGTGTTTTGAATGTTATAAAAATGTTGATGAATGGGAGGTTATTTTTGACTAA
- the ftsY gene encoding signal recognition particle-docking protein FtsY, protein MSSFFQKLKEKFSKREELTEELISLDEYEELVESQLITEKFKKGLKKSRDNFSNALNILISSYREINEEFFEELEELLIQSDVSYNTVLDLVDYLKIESKRQNLKEPAQLQDMIVEKLVEIYMDGTTKVELKTNNEDKLSVYLFVGVNGVGKTTSIGKLAYNFKKSGKKVLIAAGDTFRAGAIDQLDVWAKRSGADIIKSHEGADAASVIFDAIQSAKAKNYDVLLCDTAGRLQNKEHLMKELEKIVRVIKKEIPNAPHEVLLTIDATTGQNGILQAKTFKEVSDVTGVILTKLDGTAKGGIVIAIKKELNIPVKLVGLGENIDDLEEFDPEKYIYGLFYKENEETLKRIGDESNE, encoded by the coding sequence GTGAGTAGTTTTTTTCAAAAATTAAAAGAAAAATTTTCTAAAAGAGAAGAATTAACAGAAGAACTAATTTCTTTAGATGAATATGAAGAGTTAGTCGAAAGTCAATTAATAACAGAAAAATTTAAAAAAGGTTTAAAAAAATCAAGGGATAATTTTTCCAACGCTTTAAATATTTTAATAAGTTCTTATAGAGAAATTAATGAAGAATTTTTTGAAGAGTTAGAGGAATTATTAATTCAATCAGATGTTAGTTATAATACTGTTTTAGATTTAGTAGATTATTTAAAAATAGAATCTAAACGTCAAAACTTAAAAGAACCAGCTCAATTACAAGATATGATTGTAGAAAAATTAGTAGAAATTTATATGGATGGAACTACTAAGGTTGAATTGAAAACTAATAATGAAGACAAATTATCAGTTTATCTTTTTGTAGGAGTTAATGGTGTTGGTAAAACAACTTCTATTGGGAAGCTGGCTTACAATTTTAAAAAATCAGGCAAAAAAGTTTTAATTGCCGCAGGAGATACATTTAGGGCTGGGGCGATAGACCAATTAGATGTTTGGGCAAAAAGAAGTGGAGCTGATATTATAAAATCTCATGAAGGAGCTGATGCAGCCTCTGTAATATTTGATGCTATTCAATCAGCAAAAGCAAAAAATTATGATGTTTTATTATGTGATACTGCTGGAAGATTGCAAAATAAAGAACATCTTATGAAAGAATTAGAAAAAATTGTCAGAGTTATTAAAAAAGAAATTCCTAATGCTCCACATGAAGTTTTATTAACGATAGATGCAACAACTGGTCAAAATGGAATTTTACAAGCAAAAACTTTTAAAGAAGTAAGTGATGTTACTGGAGTAATTTTAACAAAACTTGATGGAACTGCTAAGGGTGGTATAGTTATTGCTATAAAGAAAGAGTTAAATATTCCTGTTAAACTTGTAGGTTTAGGAGAAAATATTGACGATTTAGAAGAATTTGACCCAGAAAAATATATATACGGATTATTTTATAAAGAAAATGAAGAAACTTTAAAAAGAATAGGTGATGAGAGTAATGAGTAA